In one Lysobacter alkalisoli genomic region, the following are encoded:
- a CDS encoding EF-hand domain-containing protein yields the protein MNRPTLITAVVLAALAAGTTVAAAQDAPTGKGERGLHIMKLDANGDGAIDRAEAAGSPRLAERFDTLDSNGDGRLTRNELPGHKGKGHRGHRGGHGGIDRIIALDADGDGRISKVEAAGSRHLAERFDDIDGNRDGYIVRSELRAHHEKMRDEFKVRMDERQKQKFDAADTNNDGRLSRAEVEAGMPHLAKAFNFLDENRDGHLSREEAKPMGGFGMHRGGR from the coding sequence ATGAATCGTCCCACTCTGATTACCGCCGTCGTCCTGGCCGCCCTGGCAGCCGGTACCACGGTGGCCGCCGCGCAGGACGCGCCCACCGGGAAGGGCGAACGCGGCTTGCACATCATGAAACTCGATGCCAATGGCGATGGTGCCATCGACCGGGCCGAAGCTGCCGGGTCGCCGCGCCTGGCCGAGCGCTTCGATACCCTCGACAGCAACGGTGATGGCCGGCTGACCCGCAACGAACTGCCGGGGCACAAGGGCAAGGGCCATCGCGGCCACCGTGGTGGTCATGGCGGTATCGACCGGATCATCGCCCTCGACGCCGATGGCGACGGCCGTATCAGCAAGGTCGAGGCTGCCGGGTCGCGTCACCTGGCCGAGCGCTTCGACGACATCGACGGCAACCGCGACGGTTACATCGTCCGCAGCGAACTGCGCGCGCACCACGAGAAGATGCGGGACGAGTTCAAAGTCCGCATGGACGAGCGCCAGAAGCAGAAGTTCGATGCGGCCGACACCAACAACGACGGTCGCCTGAGCCGTGCCGAGGTCGAGGCCGGCATGCCGCATCTGGCCAAGGCCTTCAACTTCCTGGACGAGAACCGTGATGGCCACCTGAGCCGCGAAGAAGCGAAGCCGATGGGCGGCTTCGGCATGCATCGCGGCGGGCGTTGA
- a CDS encoding arginyltransferase has translation MGKTPAPDDNDLRLFHTGEHACGYWPERVARDLVLDPRDPRLPEWYPMALEWGFRRSGDIVYRPHCNGCRACVAVRIAVDRFRPSRSQRRCLARNADVEMRICQPQRTEEQLALYRRYLRARHPGGGMDGHGAVEFEQFLIGSWSEGRFLELREAGTPRPGRLLAIAVTDVTENALSAVYTFFDPDETRRGLGTLAILKQIEWARRERREHLYLGYWIAGHAKMDYKRRFHPLEAFDGRGWHAFDEDKASPDSFIDQDNA, from the coding sequence ATGGGCAAGACCCCGGCTCCTGACGACAACGACCTGCGCCTGTTCCACACCGGCGAGCATGCCTGTGGCTACTGGCCCGAGCGCGTCGCGCGCGACCTGGTGTTGGATCCTCGCGACCCGCGCCTGCCGGAGTGGTATCCAATGGCGCTGGAATGGGGTTTCCGCCGCTCCGGCGACATCGTCTACCGCCCGCATTGCAATGGCTGCCGCGCCTGCGTGGCGGTACGCATCGCGGTCGACCGTTTCCGCCCGAGCCGCAGCCAGCGTCGCTGCCTGGCCCGCAACGCCGATGTCGAGATGCGCATCTGCCAGCCGCAGCGCACCGAGGAACAGCTCGCGTTGTATCGCCGCTACCTGCGCGCACGCCACCCGGGCGGCGGCATGGACGGCCACGGCGCGGTCGAATTCGAGCAGTTCCTCATCGGCAGCTGGAGCGAAGGCCGCTTCCTGGAACTGCGCGAGGCGGGCACACCACGTCCGGGGCGCCTGCTCGCGATTGCGGTCACCGATGTCACCGAAAATGCGCTGTCGGCGGTGTATACCTTCTTCGATCCCGACGAAACACGCCGGGGCCTCGGCACGCTGGCCATCCTCAAGCAGATCGAATGGGCGCGCCGTGAGCGCCGCGAACATCTCTACCTCGGCTACTGGATCGCCGGCCACGCCAAGATGGACTACAAGCGCCGCTTTCATCCGCTGGAGGCGTTCGATGGCCGCGGCTGGCATGCTTTCGACGAGGACAAGGCATCGCCTGACAGCTTCATCGACCAGGACAACGCATGA
- a CDS encoding RNA polymerase sigma factor, whose translation MNAVLAANAPAQDIDSLIHAHLPAARRGDHDAYARIVAACQNSITAIALAIVRDVPTSEDIAQEAFLKAWQGLDTLKNHASFLPWLRQIARNLARDYLRAARHRPMTGEGADVAINMAADPAPSPTEKLLRTEEELVATEIISALPDDSREALLLYYREGQRSKQVAELLGLSDDAVRKRLSRARAQVRDEMLARFGEFARTTAPGSAFTAMVVGMLAMSSPAVGAAAVIGSGVLGAGAGKLGSSGLVGTGVSGGVAGGSAGLLLEKLLESPQALGGLAFGVIAGTIGFVYTYIYLCRFAGNEDERRRISRFMTINSLSGAIWLVAILLASTSPHWLPFTAAFAIGFIVINYQYLGPLQQLMAPMLARPENQHRVRCYQYMVGRKAVAYASLFTLAVMVYALFSSGRITL comes from the coding sequence ATGAACGCCGTACTGGCCGCCAACGCCCCAGCGCAGGACATCGACAGCCTGATCCATGCGCATCTGCCCGCCGCGCGGCGTGGCGACCACGATGCCTACGCGCGCATCGTCGCCGCCTGCCAGAACTCGATCACCGCGATCGCACTGGCCATCGTCCGTGACGTACCGACCAGCGAGGACATCGCCCAGGAAGCCTTCCTCAAGGCCTGGCAGGGACTGGACACGCTGAAGAACCACGCCAGCTTCCTGCCGTGGCTGCGCCAGATCGCCCGCAACCTGGCCCGCGATTACCTGCGCGCCGCGCGTCACCGGCCAATGACCGGCGAAGGGGCCGACGTCGCCATCAACATGGCCGCCGACCCGGCGCCCTCGCCCACCGAAAAGCTGCTGCGCACCGAGGAGGAGCTGGTCGCGACCGAGATCATCTCCGCCCTGCCGGACGACAGCCGCGAGGCATTGCTGCTCTACTACCGCGAGGGTCAACGCTCCAAGCAGGTAGCCGAGCTGCTCGGCCTCAGCGATGACGCGGTCCGCAAGCGGCTGTCGCGTGCCCGCGCGCAGGTGCGCGACGAGATGCTGGCGCGGTTCGGCGAATTCGCCCGCACCACCGCACCCGGCTCGGCATTCACCGCGATGGTGGTGGGCATGCTGGCGATGTCCTCGCCGGCAGTCGGCGCCGCCGCGGTGATCGGCTCGGGCGTGCTCGGTGCGGGCGCGGGCAAGCTCGGCAGCAGCGGGCTGGTCGGCACCGGTGTGTCGGGCGGCGTGGCCGGCGGTTCAGCCGGCCTGCTGCTGGAAAAGCTGCTGGAGAGTCCACAGGCGCTGGGCGGCCTCGCCTTCGGTGTGATCGCCGGTACGATCGGCTTCGTCTACACCTATATCTACCTGTGCCGCTTTGCCGGCAACGAGGACGAGCGACGCCGGATCAGCCGCTTCATGACGATCAACAGCCTGAGCGGGGCGATCTGGCTGGTCGCGATCCTGCTCGCCAGCACCAGTCCGCACTGGCTGCCGTTCACGGCCGCCTTCGCAATCGGTTTCATCGTGATCAACTACCAGTACCTGGGACCGCTACAGCAGCTGATGGCGCCGATGCTGGCACGACCCGAAAACCAGCACCGTGTCCGCTGCTACCAGTACATGGTCGGACGCAAGGCGGTCGCATACGCCAGCCTGTTCACGCTCGCCGTCATGGTGTACGCCCTGTTCTCGTCGGGTCGGATCACGCTCTGA